One genomic segment of Gorilla gorilla gorilla isolate KB3781 chromosome 23, NHGRI_mGorGor1-v2.1_pri, whole genome shotgun sequence includes these proteins:
- the TSSK2 gene encoding testis-specific serine/threonine-protein kinase 2, producing the protein MDDATVLRKKGYIVGINLGKGSYAKVKSAYSERLKFNVAVKIIDRKKTPTDFVERFLPREMDILATVNHGSIIKTYEIFETSDGRIYIIMELGVQGDLLEFIKCRGALHEDVARKMFRQLSSAVKYCHDLDIVHRDLKCENLLLDKDFNIKLSDFGFSKRCLRDSNGHIILSKTFCGSAAYAAPEVLQSIPYQPKVYDIWSLGVILYIMVCGSMPYDDSDIRKMLRIQKEHRVDFPRSKNLTCECKDLIYRMLQPDVSQRLHIDEILSHSWLQPPKPKAMSSASFKREGEGKYRAECKLDTKTGLRPDHRPDHKLGAKTQHRLLVVPENENRMEDRLAETSRAKDHHTSGAEVGKAST; encoded by the coding sequence ATGGACGATGCCACAGTCCTAAGGAAGAAGGGTTACATCGTAGGCATCAATCTTGGCAAGGGTTCCTACGCAAAAGTCAAATCTGCCTACTCTGAGCGCCTCAAGTTCAATGTGGCTGTCAAGATCATCGACCGCAAGAAAACACCTACTGACTTTGTGGAGAGATTCCTTCCTCGGGAGATGGACATCCTGGCAACTGTCAACCACGGCTCCATCATCAAGACTTACGAGATCTTTGAGACCTCTGACGGACGGATCTACATCATCATGGAGCTTGGCGTCCAGGGCGACCTCCTCGAGTTCATCAAGTGCCGGGGAGCCCTGCATGAGGACGTGGCACGCAAGATGTTCCGACAGCTCTCCTCCGCCGTCAAGTACTGCCACGACCTGGACATCGTCCACCGGGACCTCAAGTGCGAGAACCTTCTCCTCGACAAGGACTTCAACATCAAGCTGTCTGACTTTGGCTTCTCCAAGCGCTGCCTGCGGGACAGCAATGGGCACATCATCCTCAGCAAGACCTTCTGCGGGTCGGCAGCATATGCAGCCCCCGAGGTGCTGCAGAGCATCCCCTACCAGCCCAAGGTGTATGACATCTGGAGCCTGGGCGTGATCCTGTACATCATGGTCTGTGGCTCCATGCCCTATGACGACTCCGACATCAGGAAGATGCTGCGTATCCAGAAGGAGCACCGTGTGGACTTCCCGCGCTCCAAGAACCTGACCTGCGAGTGCAAGGACCTCATCTACCGCATGCTGCAGCCCGACGTCAGCCAGCGGCTCCACATCGATGAGATCCTCAGCCACTCGTGGCTGCAGCCCCCCAAGCCCAAAGCCATGTCTTCTGCCTCCTtcaagagggagggggagggcaaGTACCGCGCTGAGTGCAAACTGGACACCAAGACAGGCTTGAGGCCCGACCACCGGCCCGACCACAAGCTTGGAGCCAAAACCCAGCACCGGCTGCTGGTGGTGCCCGAGAACGAGAACAGGATGGAGGACAGGCTGGCCGAGACCTCCAGGGCCAAAGACCATCACACCTCCGGAGCTGAGGTGGGGAAAGCAAGCACCTAG
- the ESS2 gene encoding splicing factor ESS-2 homolog isoform X1, translating to MERPGASASSLLLPAASRPPRKREAGEAGAATSKQRVLDEEEYIEGLQTVIQRDFFPDVEKLQAQKEYLEAEENGDLERMRQIAIKFGSALGKMSREPPPPYVTPATFETPEVHAGTGVVGNKPRPRGRGLEDAGEAGEEEEKEPLPSLDVFLSRYTSEDNASFQEIMEVAKERSRARHAWLYQAEEEFEKRQKDNLELPSAEHQAIESSQASVETWKYKAKNSLMYYPEGVPDEEQLFKKPRQVVHKNTRFLRDPFSQALSRCQLQQAAALNAQHKQGKVGPDGKELIPQESPRVGGFGFVATPSPAPGVNESPMMTWGEVENTPLRVEGSETPYVDRTPGPAFKILEPGRRERLGLKMANEAAAKNRAKKQEALRRVTENLASLTPKGLSPAMSPALQRLVSRTASKYTDRALRASYTPSPARSTHLKTPASGLQTPTSTPAPGSATRTPLTQDPASITDNLLQLPARRKASDFF from the exons ATGGAGAGGCCGGGCGCATCAGCTTCGTCCTTGTTGCTTCCCGCCGCGTCCAGGCCCCCGAGGAAGCGCGAGGCGGGAGAGGCTGGGGCTGCGACGAGCAAGCAGCGGGTCCTGGACGAGGAAGAGTATATCGAG GGCCTCCAGACGGTCATCCAAAGGGATTTCTTTCCTGATGTGGAGAAGCTCCAGGCACAGAAGGAGTACCTGGAAGCTGAGGAGAATGGAGACTTGGAACGGATGCGCCAGATTGCCATCAAGTTTGGCTCTGCCTTGGGCAAGATGTCCCGGGAGCCCCCGCCACCCT aTGTGACTCCAGCCACGTTTGAAACCCCTGAGGTGCATGCAGGCACTGGAGTGGTGGGCAACAAGCCCAGGCCCCGCGGCCGAGGCCTGGAGGATG CAGGAGaggctggagaggaggaggagaaggagccgCTGCCCAGCCTAGATGTCTTCCTGAGCCGCTACACGAGTGAGGACAATGCCTCCTTCCAGGAGATCATGGAGGTGGCCAAGGAGAGAAGCCGGGCACGCCACGCTTGGCTCTACCAGGCTgaggaagagtttgagaag AGGCAGAAAGATAATCTCGAACTCCCGTCAGCAGAGCACCAGGCCATCGAGAGCAGCCAGGCCAGTGTGGAGACCTGGAAGTACAAGGCCAAGAATTCCCTCATGTACTATCCAGAGG GTGTCCCTGACGAGGAGCAGCTGTTTAAGAAGCCCCGGCAGGTGGTACATAAGAACACACGCTTCCTTAGGGACCCCTTCAGCCAAGCCCTGAGCAGGTGCCAGCTCCAGCAGGCAGCCGCCCTCAATGCCCAG CACAAACAGGGCAAGGTGGGCCCTGATGGCAAGGAGCTGATCCCCCAGGAGTCCCCTCGAGTGGGTGGATTTGGATTTGTTGCCACTCCTTCACCTGCCCCTG GTGTGAACGAGTCCCCGATGATGACCTGGGGGGAGGTTGAGAACACACCCTTGAGAGTTGAAGGGTCGGAAACCCCCTACGTGGACAGGACGCCGGGCCCAGCTTTTAAG ATCCTGGAGCCAGGCCGCAGGGAGCGGCTGGGGCTGAAGATGGCCAACGAGGCCGCTGCCAAGAACCGGGCCAAGAAGCAGGAAGCCTTGCGGAGAGTGACGGAGAATCTGGCCAG CCTCACCCCCAAAGGCCTGAGCCCAGCCATGTCGCCAGCCCTACAGCGCCTTGTGAGCAGGACGGCCAGCAAGTACACAGACCGGGCCCTGCGGGCCAGCTACACACCATCCCCAGCACGCTCCACCCACCTCAAGACCCCGGCCAGTGGGCTGCAGACCCCCACAAGCACACCGGCACCTGGCTCTGCCACACGCACCCCTCTCACACAGGACCCGGCCTCCATCACGGACAACCTGCTGCAGCTCCCTGCCCGGCGCAAAGCTTCGGACTTCTTTTAG
- the ESS2 gene encoding splicing factor ESS-2 homolog isoform X2, with protein sequence MERPGASASSLLLPAASRPPRKREAGEAGAATSKQRVLDEEEYIEGLQTVIQRDFFPDVEKLQAQKEYLEAEENGDLERMRQIAIKFGSALGKMSREPPPPYVTPATFETPEVHAGTGVVGNKPRPRGRGLEDGEAGEEEEKEPLPSLDVFLSRYTSEDNASFQEIMEVAKERSRARHAWLYQAEEEFEKRQKDNLELPSAEHQAIESSQASVETWKYKAKNSLMYYPEGVPDEEQLFKKPRQVVHKNTRFLRDPFSQALSRCQLQQAAALNAQHKQGKVGPDGKELIPQESPRVGGFGFVATPSPAPGVNESPMMTWGEVENTPLRVEGSETPYVDRTPGPAFKILEPGRRERLGLKMANEAAAKNRAKKQEALRRVTENLASLTPKGLSPAMSPALQRLVSRTASKYTDRALRASYTPSPARSTHLKTPASGLQTPTSTPAPGSATRTPLTQDPASITDNLLQLPARRKASDFF encoded by the exons ATGGAGAGGCCGGGCGCATCAGCTTCGTCCTTGTTGCTTCCCGCCGCGTCCAGGCCCCCGAGGAAGCGCGAGGCGGGAGAGGCTGGGGCTGCGACGAGCAAGCAGCGGGTCCTGGACGAGGAAGAGTATATCGAG GGCCTCCAGACGGTCATCCAAAGGGATTTCTTTCCTGATGTGGAGAAGCTCCAGGCACAGAAGGAGTACCTGGAAGCTGAGGAGAATGGAGACTTGGAACGGATGCGCCAGATTGCCATCAAGTTTGGCTCTGCCTTGGGCAAGATGTCCCGGGAGCCCCCGCCACCCT aTGTGACTCCAGCCACGTTTGAAACCCCTGAGGTGCATGCAGGCACTGGAGTGGTGGGCAACAAGCCCAGGCCCCGCGGCCGAGGCCTGGAGGATG GAGaggctggagaggaggaggagaaggagccgCTGCCCAGCCTAGATGTCTTCCTGAGCCGCTACACGAGTGAGGACAATGCCTCCTTCCAGGAGATCATGGAGGTGGCCAAGGAGAGAAGCCGGGCACGCCACGCTTGGCTCTACCAGGCTgaggaagagtttgagaag AGGCAGAAAGATAATCTCGAACTCCCGTCAGCAGAGCACCAGGCCATCGAGAGCAGCCAGGCCAGTGTGGAGACCTGGAAGTACAAGGCCAAGAATTCCCTCATGTACTATCCAGAGG GTGTCCCTGACGAGGAGCAGCTGTTTAAGAAGCCCCGGCAGGTGGTACATAAGAACACACGCTTCCTTAGGGACCCCTTCAGCCAAGCCCTGAGCAGGTGCCAGCTCCAGCAGGCAGCCGCCCTCAATGCCCAG CACAAACAGGGCAAGGTGGGCCCTGATGGCAAGGAGCTGATCCCCCAGGAGTCCCCTCGAGTGGGTGGATTTGGATTTGTTGCCACTCCTTCACCTGCCCCTG GTGTGAACGAGTCCCCGATGATGACCTGGGGGGAGGTTGAGAACACACCCTTGAGAGTTGAAGGGTCGGAAACCCCCTACGTGGACAGGACGCCGGGCCCAGCTTTTAAG ATCCTGGAGCCAGGCCGCAGGGAGCGGCTGGGGCTGAAGATGGCCAACGAGGCCGCTGCCAAGAACCGGGCCAAGAAGCAGGAAGCCTTGCGGAGAGTGACGGAGAATCTGGCCAG CCTCACCCCCAAAGGCCTGAGCCCAGCCATGTCGCCAGCCCTACAGCGCCTTGTGAGCAGGACGGCCAGCAAGTACACAGACCGGGCCCTGCGGGCCAGCTACACACCATCCCCAGCACGCTCCACCCACCTCAAGACCCCGGCCAGTGGGCTGCAGACCCCCACAAGCACACCGGCACCTGGCTCTGCCACACGCACCCCTCTCACACAGGACCCGGCCTCCATCACGGACAACCTGCTGCAGCTCCCTGCCCGGCGCAAAGCTTCGGACTTCTTTTAG
- the ESS2 gene encoding splicing factor ESS-2 homolog isoform X3: MRQIAIKFGSALGKMSREPPPPYVTPATFETPEVHAGTGVVGNKPRPRGRGLEDAGEAGEEEEKEPLPSLDVFLSRYTSEDNASFQEIMEVAKERSRARHAWLYQAEEEFEKRQKDNLELPSAEHQAIESSQASVETWKYKAKNSLMYYPEGVPDEEQLFKKPRQVVHKNTRFLRDPFSQALSRCQLQQAAALNAQHKQGKVGPDGKELIPQESPRVGGFGFVATPSPAPGVNESPMMTWGEVENTPLRVEGSETPYVDRTPGPAFKILEPGRRERLGLKMANEAAAKNRAKKQEALRRVTENLASLTPKGLSPAMSPALQRLVSRTASKYTDRALRASYTPSPARSTHLKTPASGLQTPTSTPAPGSATRTPLTQDPASITDNLLQLPARRKASDFF, from the exons ATGCGCCAGATTGCCATCAAGTTTGGCTCTGCCTTGGGCAAGATGTCCCGGGAGCCCCCGCCACCCT aTGTGACTCCAGCCACGTTTGAAACCCCTGAGGTGCATGCAGGCACTGGAGTGGTGGGCAACAAGCCCAGGCCCCGCGGCCGAGGCCTGGAGGATG CAGGAGaggctggagaggaggaggagaaggagccgCTGCCCAGCCTAGATGTCTTCCTGAGCCGCTACACGAGTGAGGACAATGCCTCCTTCCAGGAGATCATGGAGGTGGCCAAGGAGAGAAGCCGGGCACGCCACGCTTGGCTCTACCAGGCTgaggaagagtttgagaag AGGCAGAAAGATAATCTCGAACTCCCGTCAGCAGAGCACCAGGCCATCGAGAGCAGCCAGGCCAGTGTGGAGACCTGGAAGTACAAGGCCAAGAATTCCCTCATGTACTATCCAGAGG GTGTCCCTGACGAGGAGCAGCTGTTTAAGAAGCCCCGGCAGGTGGTACATAAGAACACACGCTTCCTTAGGGACCCCTTCAGCCAAGCCCTGAGCAGGTGCCAGCTCCAGCAGGCAGCCGCCCTCAATGCCCAG CACAAACAGGGCAAGGTGGGCCCTGATGGCAAGGAGCTGATCCCCCAGGAGTCCCCTCGAGTGGGTGGATTTGGATTTGTTGCCACTCCTTCACCTGCCCCTG GTGTGAACGAGTCCCCGATGATGACCTGGGGGGAGGTTGAGAACACACCCTTGAGAGTTGAAGGGTCGGAAACCCCCTACGTGGACAGGACGCCGGGCCCAGCTTTTAAG ATCCTGGAGCCAGGCCGCAGGGAGCGGCTGGGGCTGAAGATGGCCAACGAGGCCGCTGCCAAGAACCGGGCCAAGAAGCAGGAAGCCTTGCGGAGAGTGACGGAGAATCTGGCCAG CCTCACCCCCAAAGGCCTGAGCCCAGCCATGTCGCCAGCCCTACAGCGCCTTGTGAGCAGGACGGCCAGCAAGTACACAGACCGGGCCCTGCGGGCCAGCTACACACCATCCCCAGCACGCTCCACCCACCTCAAGACCCCGGCCAGTGGGCTGCAGACCCCCACAAGCACACCGGCACCTGGCTCTGCCACACGCACCCCTCTCACACAGGACCCGGCCTCCATCACGGACAACCTGCTGCAGCTCCCTGCCCGGCGCAAAGCTTCGGACTTCTTTTAG
- the GSC2 gene encoding homeobox protein goosecoid-2, whose product MAAAAGGAASRRGAGRPCPFSIEHILSSLPERSPPARAACPPQPAGRQSPAKPEEPGAPEAAPCACCCCCGPRAGPCGPPEAAAGLGARLAWPLRLGPAVPLSLGAPAGGSGALPGAVGPGSQRRTRRHRTIFSEEQLQALEALFVQNQYPDVSTRERLAGRIRLREERVEVWFKNRRAKWRHQKRASASARLLPGVKKSPNGSC is encoded by the exons atggcggcagcGGCTGGGGGCGCGGCGAGCCGCCGGGGTGCCGGGCGGCCCTGCCCCTTCTCCATCGAGCACATCCTCTCCAGCTTGCCCGAGCGGAGCCCCCCGGCCCGGGCCGCCTGCCCACCGCAGCCTGCCGGTCGCCAGAGCCCCGCGAAGCCAGAGGAGCCCGGGGCGCCCGAGGCTGCGCCCTgcgcctgctgctgctgctgcggcCCCCGCGCGGGGCCCTGCGGGCCCCCAGAGGCGGCCGCCGGGCTGG GCGCTCGTCTGGCGTGGCCGCTGAGGCTGGGACCGGCGGTGCCCTTGTCTCTGGGTGCGCCAGCCGGAGGTTCCGGGGCGCTCCCGGGCGCGGTCGGCCCGGGTTCGCAGCGGCGCACGAGGCGCCACCGCACCATCTTCAGCGAGGAGCAGCTGCAGGCGCTCGAGGCGCTTTTCGTGCAGAACCAGTATCCTGACGTGAGTACGCGCGAGCGCCTGGCCGGCCGCATCCGCCTTCGCGAGGAGCGCGTGGAG GTCTGGTTCAAGAACCGCCGGGCCAAATGGCGACACCAGAAGCGCGCGTCGGCTTCCGCGAGGCTCCTGCCCGGCGTCAAGAAGTCCCCCAATGGGAGCTGCTGA